Proteins encoded within one genomic window of Triticum aestivum cultivar Chinese Spring chromosome 2D, IWGSC CS RefSeq v2.1, whole genome shotgun sequence:
- the LOC606320 gene encoding plastid-lipid-associated protein 6, chloroplastic, producing the protein MAMASPSWSSCCASTSTRPLPSPPASSKSRNPWRASSGRRSASGGKRRQQLSIRAVAAPSSAVDYSDTAAGAGDVPSLKIKLLSAVAGLNRGLAASQEDLDRADAAARQLEAAAPAPVDLAKDLDKLQGRWRLVYSSAFSSRTLGGSRPGPPTGRLLPITLGQVFQRIDVVSQDFDNIVELELGAPWPLPPVEATATLAHKFEITGIASIKINFDKTTVKTKGNLSQLPLLEVPRIPDSLRPSTSNTGSGEFDVTYLDDDTRITRGDRGELRVFVVS; encoded by the exons ATGGCCATGGCATCGCCGTCGTGGTCATCTTGCtgcgcctccacctccacccgtCCTCTGCCTAGCCCCCCCGCGAGCAGCAAGAGCAGGAACCCATGGCGGGCAAGCAGCGGCAGGAGGAGCGCCAGCGGAGGGAAGAGACGGCAGCAGCTGTCCATCCGCGCGGTGGCCGCACCGTCGTCGGCGGTGGACTACTCGGacaccgccgccggcgccggcgacgtCCCCTCGCTGAAAATCAAGCTGCTG AGCGCGGTCGCCGGGCTGAACCGGGGCCTCGCGGCGAGCCAGGAGGACCTGGACCGGGCGGACGCGGCGGCGAGGCAGCTCGAGGCGGCGGCACCGGCCCCCGTGGACCTCGCCAAGGACCTCGACAAGCTGCAGGGGCGGTGGAGGCTGGTCTACAGCAGCGCCTTCTCGTCGCGGACGCTCGGCGGCAGCCGCCCCGGCCCGCccaccggccgcctcctccccatcACCCTCGGCCAG GTGTTCCAGAGGATCGACGTGGTCAGCCAGGACTTCGACAACATCGTGGAGCTCGAGCTCGGCGCGCCGTGGCCGCTGCCGCCGGTCGAGGCCACGGCCACGCTGGCGCACAAGTTTGAGATCACCG GAATCGCGAGTATCAAGATCAATTTCGACAAGACGACGGTGAAGACCAAAGGGAACCTGTCCCAGCTGCCTCTGCTGGAGGTGCCCCGCATCCCGGATAGCCTCCGGCCTTCGACGTCCAACACCGGGAGCGGCGAGTTCGACGTGACCTACCTCGACGACGACACCCGCATCACCCGAGGGGACAGGGGGGAGCTCAGGGTGTTCGTCGTCTCATGA